A region of the Methanobrevibacter ruminantium M1 genome:
TTATTAAAAGAAACAATATATGAAAATCCAAATTTTGTAGACTTAACAAATTTTCCAATTGACCTAGATTACGATTAATTCATCTTTTTAATCAATATTAAAAAAAAAAGTTTATGAATTTGGAGGTTTTTAAGATGGCTAGAATATTAATTCCAAATTATGAATTCGTTAAAAATTGGTCTGAAGATGAATTAAACGATTTTTTAACCACACCTGCAGGTATCCCACATGAACTTATGCATATAGTTCGTAAAGTTGTTTAATTTAGTTCATTAAACCATAGTTTTACGAAACAGAATAATATCCAATTCTGTATCTTCCATCCTATTTTACCCTTTTTTTGTTTAAATTTAATCCCTGCAGCCTCGCACAATGCTGTTAGTTTGACATCTAGGTTTTGTTTGTTTAATTTAGTTCATTAAACAATAGTTTTACGAAACACTCTAAAAAATCAATAAAAAAAGATTAAAAAATAATTAAAAAAAAGTAAAAAAAGAATTAATAAAAAATATTATAATATTTGTTTATTAATCAATTCAGCATTCAAAATAGAAGCCCAACTGCATCTCTAATTATAATTAAATTTACTTTTTATATAAATTTTGAAACTTAAAAAATACAAAAAATCAATAATATTTAAATTTTCTATTAAACCTTTTTAAATCAGCACAATCCTGATTTAAAAGATAAGATTCAGTGAAGTCCCCTTTTTTATTTAAAAGATTCACAATATATTCCATATGAGAAATTAATTCTTCATTAAACCCCAAATTTATATCATATTTATTAAATAAATCTTTTATGTAGTGCTTTTCAGCTACATTAAATGACTCTTCTTTAGCAATTTGAGATAATAAATTACCAATTTCTATTTGATTTATTTGTAAATAATATTCTGATAAAAACTCATAAATATAAAAAAGGTAATATTCATCATAAACAATGTCTAATGCATAATTAAAAATTTCTTCAATTTTCTCCCTATCTAATTCTATACAGTAAATTCTTAGTAATTGTCTTAAAATCCCAATATCAAATGGACTTATTTTATTAGCTAATTCTAAAAAGTATTTTGCTTTAGAAAACTCATCAAATTCGATTAATGTTTCTCCATAAGCAGCTAAAATAAATGGATAGTCATATTTTAAGATTTTATAATTTTTCAATACATCTTCTTTTTGGGAAACATTCACATATTTTGAGTGAATAAAAAAGATAAAATAAAAATTTTCTTCAAATTTATTATTAAAATAAAAATAATTCTCTTCAGATATTTTTAGAGGATATTTTTCTAAAAAATTCTCTATTTTTTTCCTTACTAAAGAATAATTCTCTTTACGAAGCAAATGATAACATTCCATGCGAAATTTTTCAAATAAATAATCTTCACTTAATTCTTCCAACTTATCCCCCCCAAACTTTAAAATTTCTGAAATTACTCTTTTAAAAAGATTTTTATTTTGACTGTCTCAAAAAAAAGATCTTTAAATAGTTCATCTAATATTAAATCATCAATTATAGCATAGATTTCTTTTCCAGAATCCATTAAACTAGACAATATAGGAATGTGTTTTCTAGGAACATAACCTATCATTAAATTATTCCATTTAACAACAATAGCTAATTCATCTAATTCATTTTGTGTATCCCTAAATAATGCTAAATAATCTCCCTTTTTAAATTGTGAAAAAAGATCTTCGAAATTACTGATTTTTCTAAATCCAACTAATTCAGTAGTTACTAAACAAATATCTTCAAAAAAAGGTTCTAATTTACCTCCTTTTTGGACATAATTGACATAATCTTTTATTTCTGAATTGATTTTTTCAATATTTGACATTTTATCCCTTTTTATAAAATTAATGCTGATTTTCAATAATTTCATTTATCTTATTACTATATTCTTCTATTTCCTCATTGCATGAATCTATTAAATATTGAATATTAATTTTATACTCCCCAATTTCTTTTTCATTTGAAAGTAGATCTAACTTATTATAAGGATATTCATTTTTAATTTTTTCAATCTTTATTTCAAATGAATGTATTAATTCTTTTAATTCATTTAAACTGGATTTTTCTTCAATATCTTCATCAGGTAGCATAGCATATAATGCTTTTAATTCCTCCAAATCACCATTTTTATATGCATTAGTAACTTTGATAAATAATTCTTTTTTAAAATTTTCTTGATGAAAATTTAAATCAGGATGTAATTTTTTTATAAGTATTTTATAAATCCTTTTAAGTTCTTTTTCATCTTCTTCATCTAATTGAAAATAGTTATCTTTATGTTTTATAATGTTTTCAAGTTCATTCATAGAGTTTTTAAGATTATTTGCATACTCCGTATATTTATCTATAACTTTTTTATCTATTTCGTTTAAATCTAATTCATTTTGATGATTAATTTCAGTTTGAAGTAATTTTAACTTAAATTTAAGTTTATTTAATTCTAACTCTTTCTTATATAATTCATATTCATATATTCCAAATTTAAGGAGATATTCCATTTCTATATTTGGACAGATATGATTTATTAAATCTTCATATTCATAAACTAAATCATATAAATGGTCCTTTAATTTTTTATACTCTGAATGAACAATCATTGACATAAATAATCATATAAACATAACAATATTTAAATTTTTATTTGAAAAATCTTAAAAAAAGTAAAAAAAATGCAAATATAAAAAATAATAAAAAAAAGACTTAAGAATAAAAATAAAAAAAGAATTAATAAAAAATATTATAATATTTGTTTATTAATCAATTCAGCATTCAAAATAGAAGCACCAGCAGCGCCTCTAATTGTATTATGTCCTACAAGAACATATTTGAAGCTGTTATCAAATGCTTGATCTTTTCTGAGCCTACCAACGGTTGCAGCCATACCGCCATAAGCCATTCTGTCCATTCTTGGTTGAGGTCTGTCATCTTCTTCTTTTACGATAACAGGTTGTTCTGGAGCAGAATGAAGACCTAATTCCTGTGGAAGTCCTCTGAAGTCAGCCATGGTCTTTTTGATCTTGTCAATGTCTGCCTCTTCATCCAACTCTACAAATACCGCTTCAGTGTGACCGTCAATGACAGGCACTCTGTGGCATGATGCGCTTAGAGAAAAGTTTGCAGGAACAACTTCATCACCATCAAGGGAACCTAAAAGATGCAAAGTTTCACTTTCCATTTTCTCTTCTTCACCGCCAATGTATGGAACCAAGTTGTCTAAGATAGCCATTGAAGGAACACCATTATAGCCTGCTCCTGAAACAGCTTGCATGGTTGAAACATAGATTCTATTAATGTTGAAGTTGTCATAAATCGGTTTTAAAGTTAAAGTCAAAGCAATGGTTGAACAGTTAGGGTTTGTTACAATGAAACCGTCCCAGTTGTTGTTTTTCTGTTGTGCTTCAATCATGTCCAAGAATTGTGGGTTGACTTCTGGAATGACTAAAGGTATGTCCTTTTTCATACGCATTGCACTAGCATTTGAAGCCACTACAAAATCCTTTGCATATTCTGGCTCGACTTTTGCAGCAAAATCAGCAGGAAGTGAGGAGAATACAATTTCCACATCCTTATCCATATGTGCAGGGTCAGTTTCAATTACTTTAATGTCCCTTACAGATTCCGGCATTTCATCATTCATATACCAAGTGGTAGCGTCTTCATATTTTTTGCCTGCAGATCTTGAGGATGCTGCAAGAGCAGCTATTTCAAAATCAGGATGATCAGCCAATAATTGGATAAATCTTTGACCTACCATTCCAGTTGCACCAAGTACACCTACTTTTACCATTTAAATCATCTCAATAATTATAAATATTCTTTTTAATTAAAAGGAATAAAAAATTAAATTCCTAAAACATCAGTCATATCATTTACTTTTCCAGGTTCTGCGGAACCTACGAATCTTAAGGCTCTGATAACACCGGCAATGAACACTTCCCTGGTATGTGCCATGTGTTTTACTTCAAGTCTTTCACCATCACCGACATACAATACAGTGTGGTCTCCTACAATGTCTCCTCCACGGACTGCATGCATACCGATTTCCTCTTTGGTTCTTTTGCCTACTTGACCTTGTCTACCATAAACGCCAACTTCTTCTGGGTTTCTTCCTAAAGCACCTGCAACAACTTCAAATGCAGTCATAGCAGTTCCAGAAGGAGCGTCTGCCTTTTGGTTGTGGTGAGCTTCAATGATTTCAATGTCAAAGTCATTTAAAATAGGAGTCAAGTCCTTTAGAACTTTGAAGAATACATTTACTCCAATGGAGAAGTTAGAGGAAATTACTGCTTTGATGTTTTTTTCCTTGATTACATCTGCATTTCCTTGAGCTTGCTCTTCAGTAAATCCGGTGGTTCCAACAACAAGGTTTACTCCGCAATCGGCAGCTCTTTTAATAGTTTCAACAGCAGCAGGAGCGATAGTGAAATCAACTAATACTTCAGCTCCAGATTCTTCCAAAGCTTTTTCCAAATCCTCTGAACCTACAATTGGCACTCCGATTTTGCCAATGCCTGCTTTTTCACCAGCGTCTACACCAGCTAAAGGAGTGTTTGGCATTTCGATAGCAGCCACTACTTCCATATCATCTTGTTCAGAGATTTTTCTTATAATTCCAGAGCCCATTCTTCCAGAGGCTCCAGTTACAGCAACTTTTATCATAATATCATCTAAGTAAATAGTTAAATAAAAATTAGGTAAAATAAAATCCTAAATAAATTTAAAATAAAAAAATTAGGTAAAATAAAATCCTAAATAAATTTAAAATAAAAAAATTGGGAAAATAAAATCCTAAATAAATTTAAAATAAAAAAATTGGGAAAATAAAATCCTAAATAAATTTAAAATAAAAAAATTGGGAAAATAAATCCCAAGAATAGCTATCCTATAATATTCCAGCATCTTCCAATGCTTTTCTTAGGATTGCTTTGTTTTCCTCTAACATAGGAACTAAAGGCAATCTTAATGGACCTGCAGGCATTCCCATCATGTTCAATGCTTCTTTTGCAGGTGCTGGGCTGGTTTCAATGAATAAGGCTTTGATTAAGTCATATTGTTGGTAATGCAATTCCATAGCCTTGTCATAGTTTCCATCCAAAATGTTGTTTACCATTTGAACCATGGTTCTAGGATCGATGTTTGCAGAAGCACTGATTACACCTCTTGCACCGATTGACATAAGAGGAAGGGTCAATTCATCACTACCGGAGAGGATTACGATTTCATCTTCCAAACCTTCGTCCCTTAAGAGTTTCATGGTTTTTGATGCTTTATCAACATCAGATGAAGCCTCTTTCAATGCAGCAATGTTATCCACTTTTGCAAGCTCGACAATGGTTTGAGGAGCCATGTCAAGGCTGGTACGGGATGGGACATTGTAAGCAATCAAGTCAATGTCTACAGAGTTTGCAATTTGGGTATAATGCTCAATTACTCCATGTTGTTGTGGTTTGTTATAGTATGGAGTGATTAGAAGAGCCATGTCTGCCCCTGCATCATCTGCATATTTAGTCAAGTCCAATGCTTCACTTGTTGCATTGCTTCCGGTACCGGCTATTGTGGTGACTCTGCCGTCAACCTCATCAATCAAGATGTCAAGAACTTTTCTGTGTTCATCATGGGTCAAGGTAGCAGATTCTCCTGTAGTTCCTACAGCAACCAAACCGTCTACATCGTTGTCAATCAACCAGTTAATATTTTGTCTGTATCCTTCTTCGTCTATGGATCCGTCCTCATGGAAAGGAGTTACCATAGCAACAGCTGTTCCTTCAAAACGCATAATAACACCCTAAATTATTAAAATTATTATTTTACTTGTTAAATACTTAAATTATTAGTTTTTATTTAAATTGAAGTTATAAAAACTTAATTAATACTTTTTATCTAATTAAAGTTCTTAAAACTTAAATAAATACTTTTTATCTAATTAAAGTTCTTAAAACTTAAATAAATACTTTTTATCTAATTAAAGTTCTTAAAACTTAAATAAATACTTTTTATTTAATTAAAGTTCTTAAAACTTAATTGTATTTTTAAAAATTTATAAAAATTCATAAATTGATTCTTAACCTTAGAAAGTTCGTAATTATTAAAACCAATTGAAATTACAAACTTTGGCAAAACCAATTGCAAAACATCAAAAATCGAAAATGAGAATAATCCCTTAATATGAAAAAAAGATTAAGGTCAAATTCCCTATAAGTTAGAATAAATAAAAGCGGAAGTTATAAAACTTCCTTTATAAGATCATATGCTGCCTTTCCATCTTCCCAATTGATGAATAAAACAATTGCAGTCTGGGATGATGAAATTTCAACAATATTAATATGATTTTCCTTTAGAGGATTGGTAATTTCAGTGATTACTCCTGGAGTTTCAATAAAATCAGGATTGATCATGGTGAGCATTGCAATGTCCCTTCCTAAGGAGATGGAGCTTAAGTTATCCTCTGCAATGACCAAATCATGCAATAAATGATAAGCGTCATCCGCTTCCTCCTTATCGAGGAACAATGTGATTGAGTTCTGGCCTGCTGAGATGCCGTAGATGTTGATGTTTGCATCAGCAACTAAGCTGGTCATCTTTGCAAGAAGTCCTATTTGATTAAGCAAGTCCTCTCCCACTACAGCCACTACAGAAATAGGCTCATGGTGTAGGCATACTTTTTTGCCCATTGAATCTTCAAAAGGGCCGACAATCTCTGTTCCAGGGTCTGATAAGTCTCCTTTTTCAAAACTGATAATCTTTGCTTTTATTTCAGGATCTTTAAATCTTAAGGCATGTGGATGCAATACTTGAGCGCCGTGTGTAGCTAAATCCCTCATCTCTTCAACTGAAATGTAATCAAGCTTTTCAGCCTCATCTATCTTCCTTGGGTCAGTTGACATGACTCCGTCAACATCGGTAACAATGATTACATTATCTGCTTTAAGGCAGTGGCCTAAAAGGAATGCAGTGACATCGCTTCCGCCTCTTCCGAGGGTTGTCACTTCCCCATTTTCAGTTCTTCCTAAGAATCCGCATACCACTGGAATGATACCTTGCTCCAAAAGTGATAAAAGACCTTGAGCTTGCTCTTCAGTTCTTTCAAAGTCGATTTGAGCCTTTCCATAGTTGTCATCAGTTATGACTGGCCATAATTCATGGCTTGGGTCAATGTATTCGGATTTCACTCCCAAGGATTCAAGGACTGAGGAAAATACTCTTATGCTGGTTCTCTCACCCAGGGATAAAATTTCCGCCAATTGCTTTTCGGTAACTTCTTTTCCAATGGACTCATCAGCAATAGCCACTAATTCATCAGTAGTCTTATTGATAGCTGAAACAACAACGACAACCTTCTTGCCATCCATATACTCATTAACAACAGATTGTGCAGCTTTCCTAATCCTTTTACCATTTCCAATCGAAGTACCGCCAAATTTGGCTACAATTAATCCCATTTGTTTACACACCTTTTTGATAAATAAAAAAAAAATAATTATGATTTTAATAAATTAAGATAAAAGTTTTTTAAAAACAAAATATCTTATTAATAAATTTTAAATAAAATTGATAAAGTTTTATACAATTATTAATTATTATTAAATGATATTAATATACTTATTTATTATTTTTACAAAAATCATTGAATTTTTGATTGATTTTTAAAAAAATCATTAGATTTTAATAAATTATTATAAAAAAGTATTAAGTTATAAAATAATTAAATTTTCAATCATTGATCCAAATTATAAAAATTAAAAATATTAAAAAG
Encoded here:
- a CDS encoding J domain-containing protein, with product MSMIVHSEYKKLKDHLYDLVYEYEDLINHICPNIEMEYLLKFGIYEYELYKKELELNKLKFKLKLLQTEINHQNELDLNEIDKKVIDKYTEYANNLKNSMNELENIIKHKDNYFQLDEEDEKELKRIYKILIKKLHPDLNFHQENFKKELFIKVTNAYKNGDLEELKALYAMLPDEDIEEKSSLNELKELIHSFEIKIEKIKNEYPYNKLDLLSNEKEIGEYKINIQYLIDSCNEEIEEYSNKINEIIENQH
- the dapA gene encoding 4-hydroxy-tetrahydrodipicolinate synthase: MRFEGTAVAMVTPFHEDGSIDEEGYRQNINWLIDNDVDGLVAVGTTGESATLTHDEHRKVLDILIDEVDGRVTTIAGTGSNATSEALDLTKYADDAGADMALLITPYYNKPQQHGVIEHYTQIANSVDIDLIAYNVPSRTSLDMAPQTIVELAKVDNIAALKEASSDVDKASKTMKLLRDEGLEDEIVILSGSDELTLPLMSIGARGVISASANIDPRTMVQMVNNILDGNYDKAMELHYQQYDLIKALFIETSPAPAKEALNMMGMPAGPLRLPLVPMLEENKAILRKALEDAGIL
- a CDS encoding aspartate kinase → MGLIVAKFGGTSIGNGKRIRKAAQSVVNEYMDGKKVVVVVSAINKTTDELVAIADESIGKEVTEKQLAEILSLGERTSIRVFSSVLESLGVKSEYIDPSHELWPVITDDNYGKAQIDFERTEEQAQGLLSLLEQGIIPVVCGFLGRTENGEVTTLGRGGSDVTAFLLGHCLKADNVIIVTDVDGVMSTDPRKIDEAEKLDYISVEEMRDLATHGAQVLHPHALRFKDPEIKAKIISFEKGDLSDPGTEIVGPFEDSMGKKVCLHHEPISVVAVVGEDLLNQIGLLAKMTSLVADANINIYGISAGQNSITLFLDKEEADDAYHLLHDLVIAEDNLSSISLGRDIAMLTMINPDFIETPGVITEITNPLKENHINIVEISSSQTAIVLFINWEDGKAAYDLIKEVL
- the asd gene encoding aspartate-semialdehyde dehydrogenase, which gives rise to MVKVGVLGATGMVGQRFIQLLADHPDFEIAALAASSRSAGKKYEDATTWYMNDEMPESVRDIKVIETDPAHMDKDVEIVFSSLPADFAAKVEPEYAKDFVVASNASAMRMKKDIPLVIPEVNPQFLDMIEAQQKNNNWDGFIVTNPNCSTIALTLTLKPIYDNFNINRIYVSTMQAVSGAGYNGVPSMAILDNLVPYIGGEEEKMESETLHLLGSLDGDEVVPANFSLSASCHRVPVIDGHTEAVFVELDEEADIDKIKKTMADFRGLPQELGLHSAPEQPVIVKEEDDRPQPRMDRMAYGGMAATVGRLRKDQAFDNSFKYVLVGHNTIRGAAGASILNAELINKQIL
- a CDS encoding HIRAN domain-containing protein, giving the protein MSNIEKINSEIKDYVNYVQKGGKLEPFFEDICLVTTELVGFRKISNFEDLFSQFKKGDYLALFRDTQNELDELAIVVKWNNLMIGYVPRKHIPILSSLMDSGKEIYAIIDDLILDELFKDLFFETVKIKIFLKE
- the dapB gene encoding 4-hydroxy-tetrahydrodipicolinate reductase — its product is MIKVAVTGASGRMGSGIIRKISEQDDMEVVAAIEMPNTPLAGVDAGEKAGIGKIGVPIVGSEDLEKALEESGAEVLVDFTIAPAAVETIKRAADCGVNLVVGTTGFTEEQAQGNADVIKEKNIKAVISSNFSIGVNVFFKVLKDLTPILNDFDIEIIEAHHNQKADAPSGTAMTAFEVVAGALGRNPEEVGVYGRQGQVGKRTKEEIGMHAVRGGDIVGDHTVLYVGDGERLEVKHMAHTREVFIAGVIRALRFVGSAEPGKVNDMTDVLGI